From Pseudoalteromonas viridis, the proteins below share one genomic window:
- a CDS encoding BolA family protein encodes MSMQQQIYSKLADAIACKHLNVINESHMHSRGHESHFKVIVVSDKFAGQRLLQRHRLINEVLKEELANHIHALAIHTYTPEEYADQHGEVPDSPSCLGGSKFDSE; translated from the coding sequence ATGTCAATGCAACAACAAATCTACAGCAAACTTGCCGACGCTATCGCGTGCAAACATCTCAACGTTATCAACGAAAGTCATATGCACAGCCGGGGTCACGAGTCGCATTTTAAAGTGATTGTCGTCAGCGATAAGTTTGCCGGGCAACGCCTGTTACAGCGCCATCGTCTGATCAATGAGGTATTAAAGGAGGAGCTGGCCAATCACATTCATGCGCTGGCCATCCACACTTATACACCGGAAGAATATGCTGATCAGCATGGCGAAGTCCCTGATTCACCGAGCTGCCTGGGCGGTTCAAAATTCGACAGCGAGTGA
- a CDS encoding helix-turn-helix domain-containing protein, with protein sequence MMGKTVSSEENSKLTKWLKSKRHEKGHTMRSLAQVLGTPHSFIGKIENQERRLDVIEFLRYCEALEVDPYEGLSLIKEEQM encoded by the coding sequence ATGATGGGGAAAACGGTTTCTTCTGAAGAGAACAGTAAGTTGACTAAGTGGCTTAAATCAAAACGTCACGAGAAAGGTCATACAATGCGCAGTCTGGCCCAGGTGTTAGGTACACCACATTCTTTTATTGGCAAAATTGAGAACCAGGAACGTCGCTTAGACGTGATTGAGTTTCTGCGTTACTGTGAAGCGCTGGAAGTCGACCCATATGAAGGTCTGTCTCTGATCAAAGAAGAGCAGATGTAA
- a CDS encoding chloride channel protein, giving the protein MSLDKLRRRLAKPKTSIQLCLLGIGAGLIAAILIILFRLTIMLVQGMFLDSPDDFTTLPEHQRVLLPVGAALLIALFASLTGFKHYRLGIPFVIYRIKQHYGQMPIWNSVNQFFGGAVALISGFSVGREGPSVHMGATGASILAERLHLPMNAARTLAGCGVAAGIAASFNTPLAAVIFVMEVVLREYKIHIFVPIMLAAVTGALATQYVFGHDLELSLISVSTLSFWHYPFLILCGFVLGAIAFAFNQNLMMIIKTFKPISMFPRLMLAGLLAGLIGYLVPEAMGSGMSAIKIAVETPGELQLLTTILIAKLLATIFAIGLGIPGGIIGPVIGLGVLIGTLMAYFAQFISPEVSVAGTYGVLGMAGLLAATLHAPLAALTAVMELTSSPQIVVPAMIVISCAYVTALQVFGNRSIFLQQLDFQGLPYQVSPAKEALQKVGIMEEMEEGFKLLYSDDKEQIRETLSAIDSQTPLIVYDEEHGYRLAEYDLSLISEQSMTITYIELQGLSTQATLADAFDILKDKRSGAVYVYNQKDNEQIMGLLRWDQIRHILTMRNSLL; this is encoded by the coding sequence ATGTCGCTCGATAAATTACGCCGTCGCTTAGCGAAACCAAAAACGTCTATTCAGCTGTGCTTGCTGGGAATTGGTGCGGGCTTAATTGCAGCCATATTGATCATCTTATTTCGTCTGACCATTATGCTGGTGCAGGGGATGTTTTTAGACAGTCCGGACGACTTTACCACGTTACCTGAACATCAGCGCGTCCTGTTACCTGTGGGTGCGGCCTTGCTGATCGCCCTGTTTGCCAGCCTGACGGGCTTTAAGCACTATCGCCTGGGTATTCCTTTTGTCATCTATCGCATTAAACAACACTACGGGCAAATGCCGATCTGGAATTCGGTTAACCAGTTTTTTGGCGGTGCGGTTGCACTCATCAGCGGTTTTTCCGTTGGCCGGGAAGGTCCATCAGTACACATGGGTGCCACCGGTGCCAGTATTTTGGCTGAGCGCCTCCATTTGCCAATGAACGCTGCACGAACACTGGCCGGTTGTGGGGTTGCCGCAGGTATTGCGGCGTCGTTTAATACTCCCCTGGCGGCGGTGATCTTCGTGATGGAGGTGGTACTGCGGGAATACAAGATCCATATTTTCGTCCCCATCATGCTCGCAGCGGTAACTGGCGCACTTGCCACCCAATATGTGTTTGGTCATGACCTGGAGTTGTCGCTGATCAGTGTATCTACCCTATCCTTCTGGCATTATCCGTTTCTGATTTTGTGTGGCTTCGTACTTGGTGCCATTGCCTTTGCATTTAATCAGAATCTGATGATGATCATCAAAACCTTTAAGCCCATCAGCATGTTTCCCCGCCTGATGCTGGCCGGGTTATTGGCCGGTTTGATAGGGTACCTGGTGCCGGAAGCCATGGGTTCAGGTATGAGCGCCATTAAAATTGCCGTAGAAACGCCCGGTGAATTACAGCTGCTGACAACCATTTTGATAGCCAAGCTGCTGGCCACCATCTTTGCTATAGGGCTGGGGATCCCCGGTGGGATCATTGGCCCGGTTATCGGTCTGGGTGTCTTGATTGGCACACTAATGGCATATTTTGCTCAGTTTATTTCTCCCGAAGTCAGTGTGGCGGGCACCTATGGTGTACTGGGCATGGCAGGCCTGCTGGCGGCGACTTTACACGCGCCATTGGCAGCGCTGACTGCAGTGATGGAGCTGACTTCCAGCCCGCAGATTGTGGTGCCGGCCATGATAGTGATCTCCTGTGCCTATGTCACCGCACTGCAAGTATTTGGTAACCGCTCGATTTTCTTACAACAGCTGGACTTTCAGGGACTGCCCTACCAGGTTTCCCCCGCCAAAGAGGCTCTACAAAAAGTGGGGATCATGGAAGAAATGGAAGAAGGCTTCAAGCTGCTCTATTCTGATGACAAAGAGCAGATCAGAGAAACCCTGTCGGCCATTGACAGCCAGACTCCATTGATAGTTTACGACGAAGAACATGGTTATCGGCTGGCCGAGTATGATCTCAGCTTAATCTCTGAGCAAAGCATGACCATCACCTATATCGAGTTACAGGGGCTAAGTACACAGGCAACGCTGGCTGACGCGTTTGATATCCTCAAAGATAAACGCTCGGGTGCCGTCTATGTGTATAATCAAAAAGATAACGAACAAATCATGGGCTTGCTAAGGTGGGATCAGATCCGCCACATTCTCACCATGAGAAACAGCTTGCTATAA
- a CDS encoding AmpG family muropeptide MFS transporter: MLISSSLRDYVSYYRDKRLLTVFAFGVSQGFPWVLIGSVMSAWLKDEGLSRSMIGLFGIVFSAYTINFLWSPLLDRVRLPLLTQWLGQRRSWIAAGQLIVALSALALSQVDLKADLYQAALLCFIIALSAATHDIAIDAYRIDILPPEESEKSTAAAAMATSGWWSGYALLGAIPFFAADLPGINWPEIYALLALIMLMLFGITLAAREPVSHREHTQQQLQAQYQSRLAGLEHSRLQRMLAWLAVTLVEPFRSFFNRNGVKAALALLAFIFLFKIGEAFLARMSIVFYKEIGFSNSQIAQYSKLGTGLITIIFAFLGSIFNHKYGIVKGLFISGVAMATSNLMFSWIAVAGPKEHLYALAIVIDGFTQAWSLVAMVAFISMLCDRAFSATHYALLASLGSLGRTVLSSYSGVVIDDWLGGNWAVFFALTALMVLPSLIFLYAIRHKLYEIEQNYHNQGTSQQEK; this comes from the coding sequence ATGCTCATTTCATCCAGCCTGCGTGACTACGTCAGCTACTATCGGGATAAACGCCTGCTCACCGTCTTTGCTTTTGGCGTTAGTCAGGGCTTTCCCTGGGTCTTAATCGGCTCAGTCATGTCTGCCTGGCTTAAAGACGAAGGCCTGAGCCGCAGCATGATAGGCTTGTTTGGCATAGTGTTTAGCGCCTACACCATTAACTTTTTATGGTCTCCGTTGCTGGACCGGGTGCGTCTGCCCTTGCTTACTCAGTGGCTGGGCCAGCGGCGCAGCTGGATTGCAGCGGGACAACTGATTGTTGCTTTGTCTGCACTGGCCTTAAGCCAGGTCGATCTTAAGGCAGATCTTTATCAGGCTGCATTATTGTGTTTTATTATTGCTCTGAGTGCGGCGACCCATGATATTGCCATAGACGCCTATCGGATCGATATTCTGCCGCCCGAGGAAAGCGAGAAGTCCACGGCCGCCGCCGCCATGGCTACCTCTGGTTGGTGGAGTGGCTACGCCCTGCTCGGTGCCATTCCGTTTTTTGCCGCCGATTTACCCGGCATCAACTGGCCCGAGATCTACGCCCTGCTGGCACTGATCATGCTGATGTTGTTTGGTATCACACTGGCCGCTCGAGAGCCCGTATCTCATCGTGAACACACCCAACAACAGCTGCAAGCGCAATATCAATCCAGACTTGCAGGGCTGGAGCACAGCAGGCTACAACGTATGTTAGCCTGGCTGGCAGTCACCCTGGTCGAGCCGTTTCGCAGCTTCTTTAACCGTAATGGCGTAAAGGCTGCCTTAGCCCTGCTGGCCTTTATCTTTTTGTTCAAAATCGGCGAAGCCTTCCTGGCCCGCATGTCCATCGTGTTTTATAAAGAGATCGGCTTTAGTAATAGCCAGATAGCTCAGTATTCTAAGCTCGGAACTGGCCTTATTACGATTATTTTTGCGTTTCTGGGCAGCATCTTTAATCACAAATATGGCATTGTAAAAGGCTTGTTTATCAGTGGGGTAGCTATGGCCACGTCCAACCTGATGTTCTCCTGGATAGCGGTCGCGGGCCCCAAAGAACACTTGTATGCCCTTGCCATTGTTATTGACGGGTTTACTCAGGCCTGGTCTCTGGTCGCCATGGTGGCGTTTATTTCTATGTTGTGCGACCGCGCCTTTAGCGCGACGCATTACGCCTTGCTGGCGTCTCTTGGTAGCCTGGGCAGAACCGTGTTATCAAGCTACAGCGGCGTCGTGATTGATGACTGGCTAGGCGGAAACTGGGCGGTATTTTTCGCACTGACAGCGCTGATGGTGTTGCCTTCATTGATTTTCTTATATGCGATCCGTCATAAACTCTACGAGATAGAGCAAAACTATCACAATCAGGGGACGTCACAGCAGGAAAAATAA
- a CDS encoding alpha-ketoglutarate-dependent dioxygenase AlkB family protein, giving the protein MSRLNKECLPPGFEYLPECLSFEKSLALYAHLASTLTWQQPDITLFGRTTPIPRLQCFVADKSVSYGYSGTQLENTPWPPVLSAMRARLKRQFGQDFNALLINWYRDGQDSMGWHSDDEAELGACPTIFSLSLGATRHFKIRHKQSQETLTLPLPTGSGLLMTGRSQQDYQHALPKQARVTQGRINLTFRTVG; this is encoded by the coding sequence ATGTCGAGACTGAACAAAGAATGTTTGCCCCCGGGTTTTGAGTATCTGCCCGAGTGTTTGAGCTTTGAAAAAAGCCTGGCCCTGTATGCGCATTTGGCGTCTACTCTGACTTGGCAGCAACCTGATATCACCTTGTTTGGCCGTACTACGCCAATCCCCAGATTGCAGTGTTTTGTGGCCGATAAGTCAGTTTCTTATGGTTATTCGGGCACCCAACTTGAAAACACCCCCTGGCCACCGGTTCTGAGCGCGATGCGTGCGCGCCTGAAGCGCCAGTTTGGGCAGGATTTTAATGCATTGCTGATCAACTGGTATCGGGATGGCCAGGACAGCATGGGCTGGCACAGCGATGACGAAGCAGAACTGGGCGCCTGTCCGACAATCTTTTCTTTATCGCTGGGCGCTACGCGGCATTTTAAAATTCGTCACAAGCAGAGTCAGGAAACCCTGACTTTGCCGCTGCCTACGGGCAGTGGTTTACTGATGACCGGACGCAGCCAGCAAGACTATCAGCATGCATTGCCCAAACAGGCGCGTGTCACTCAGGGGCGAATTAACCTGACCTTCAGAACAGTTGGTTAA
- a CDS encoding YajG family lipoprotein, translating into MRLAFSATLFGAAITLLAGCSSAPKSVILNPSYQGGNISQLSNTMAIKVVDNRTTKFTIKVLDQEPAVYLPNADLPVTLTKLLSQALEANGVTLAQHSDIQLTLRIRTFVAKVDESLSRHESTANADFVVEVVKGQRTFSKSFNGEAQFSKPLKHDQSQVEGQLNRLAEQVITRMLSDKELIDFLQQ; encoded by the coding sequence ATGCGTTTAGCATTTTCTGCCACCCTCTTTGGTGCAGCAATCACACTACTGGCCGGATGTAGCAGTGCCCCTAAATCTGTGATCCTCAATCCCAGTTATCAGGGCGGTAATATCAGCCAGCTATCCAATACAATGGCAATTAAAGTTGTCGACAACCGTACCACTAAATTTACCATTAAAGTGCTGGATCAAGAACCCGCTGTTTATCTGCCCAATGCCGATTTGCCAGTCACTTTAACCAAGCTGCTTTCTCAGGCTCTGGAAGCCAACGGCGTGACACTGGCACAACACAGTGACATTCAGTTGACACTGCGTATTCGTACCTTTGTCGCCAAGGTTGATGAATCTCTCAGTCGTCACGAAAGTACGGCAAATGCGGATTTTGTTGTCGAAGTAGTCAAAGGGCAGCGAACCTTTTCAAAATCCTTCAATGGTGAGGCGCAATTCAGCAAACCACTGAAACATGACCAGTCTCAGGTTGAGGGACAATTGAACCGACTCGCTGAGCAGGTGATCACCCGCATGCTGTCAGACAAAGAATTGATCGACTTTTTGCAACAATAA
- a CDS encoding Na(+)-translocating NADH-quinone reductase subunit A: protein MINIKKGLDLPIEGAPQQVIHDGSAVKRVAVLGEEFIGMRPTMRVRVDDQVKKGQVLFEDKKNPGVKFTAPASGVVKEINRGAKRVLQSVVIEVQGDEQITFDKFPAAELGNLDREKVKEVLIESGQWPALRARPFSRVAVPSASPSSIFVTAIDTNPLAADPAVVIADNVEAFEAGLAVVSRLTDGKVFVCKQAGSKVPSSSLSQVEVHEFAGVHPAGLVGTHIHNLDAVGANKQVWHLGYQDVIAFGKLFLSGEVYSDRVVALAGPSVKNPRLVKTQVGASLTDLVAGELEDGENRVISGSVLAGKTAAGPHAYLGRYHVQVSVLSEGREKELFGWIAPGSTKFSVTRTFISHFAPSRLFKMTTSTGGSKRAMVPIGNYERVMPLDILPTLLLRDLISGDLDSAISLGALELDEEDLALCTFVCPGKYDYGSILRDCLTTIEKEG, encoded by the coding sequence ATGATCAACATAAAAAAAGGTCTGGACTTACCCATAGAGGGCGCGCCACAGCAAGTTATTCATGATGGTTCTGCTGTCAAACGAGTAGCTGTGTTGGGTGAAGAGTTTATTGGTATGCGTCCAACCATGCGAGTCCGTGTGGATGACCAAGTCAAGAAAGGCCAAGTTCTTTTTGAAGACAAAAAGAATCCTGGCGTCAAGTTTACTGCGCCAGCCTCTGGTGTAGTTAAAGAAATTAACCGTGGAGCCAAGCGTGTTCTTCAGTCCGTTGTGATTGAAGTACAGGGCGATGAGCAAATCACTTTTGACAAGTTCCCGGCTGCTGAACTCGGCAACCTGGATCGCGAAAAAGTGAAAGAAGTGCTGATCGAATCGGGTCAATGGCCAGCGTTGCGTGCACGTCCTTTCAGTCGTGTAGCAGTACCTAGCGCGTCGCCAAGCTCGATCTTTGTTACCGCAATTGACACTAACCCTCTAGCTGCGGATCCCGCTGTTGTGATCGCCGATAACGTGGAAGCGTTTGAAGCTGGTCTGGCTGTGGTTTCGCGTCTGACTGACGGCAAAGTGTTTGTATGTAAGCAAGCTGGCAGCAAGGTGCCGAGCTCTTCGCTTTCTCAGGTAGAAGTACATGAGTTTGCGGGTGTTCACCCTGCAGGTCTGGTTGGTACACACATCCACAATCTCGATGCTGTTGGCGCTAACAAGCAAGTATGGCACCTGGGTTACCAGGACGTGATTGCTTTTGGTAAGCTATTCCTAAGCGGTGAAGTTTACTCAGATCGTGTTGTTGCTTTGGCCGGTCCGAGTGTGAAGAACCCGCGTCTTGTTAAAACTCAAGTTGGTGCGTCGTTAACCGATTTAGTTGCAGGTGAACTTGAAGATGGTGAAAACCGGGTCATTTCTGGCTCTGTGTTAGCTGGTAAAACAGCCGCTGGTCCTCATGCTTACCTGGGTCGTTATCATGTACAGGTTTCTGTGCTGTCTGAAGGTCGCGAAAAAGAGCTGTTTGGCTGGATCGCACCGGGTAGCACTAAGTTCTCTGTAACCCGTACTTTCATCTCACACTTTGCGCCAAGTCGTCTGTTCAAGATGACCACCTCTACGGGTGGCTCAAAGCGTGCGATGGTGCCAATTGGTAACTATGAGCGTGTAATGCCGCTTGATATCCTGCCAACTCTGTTGTTGCGTGACTTGATCTCTGGTGATCTGGACAGCGCGATTTCACTGGGTGCGCTAGAGCTGGATGAAGAAGATCTGGCGTTGTGTACCTTCGTTTGTCCGGGCAAATACGACTATGGATCAATCTTACGTGATTGCCTGACTACAATCGAGAAGGAAGGTTAA
- the fabV gene encoding enoyl-ACP reductase FabV, with product MVIKPKIRGFICTNAHPVGCAEHVKEQIAYVKAQGPINNGPKNVLVIGASTGYGLASRITAAFGAGAKTLGIFFEKEGTEKKTGSAGWYNTAAFQQAADEAGLWSKNINGDAFSDELKAKAVETIKAEMGKVDLIIYSLASPRRTDPKSGETFSSVLKPIGQTVTTKNLNTSKRIIDEVTVEAANEEEIANTVKVMGGEDWELWLEALKEADVLAEGFKTSAYTYIGKELTWPIYGHATIGKAKEDLDRAADAIKASTQALKGEAYVASLNAVVTQASSAIPIMPLYISTLFRVTKEDGTYEGTIEQIHGLFSENLYGETPRFDDGGHLFQNYKELEDGVQARIKVIWDKVDTDSIDELTDYVGYHNEFLKLFGFGIESVDYDADVNSVVEINHLI from the coding sequence ATGGTCATCAAACCTAAGATCCGTGGTTTTATCTGTACTAATGCCCATCCGGTGGGCTGTGCTGAGCACGTAAAAGAACAAATTGCTTATGTTAAGGCTCAGGGCCCAATCAACAATGGTCCTAAAAATGTCCTGGTGATCGGTGCGTCAACCGGTTACGGCCTGGCTTCTCGAATCACCGCTGCATTTGGTGCTGGCGCAAAAACGCTGGGTATCTTCTTTGAAAAGGAAGGCACAGAGAAAAAAACGGGCTCAGCTGGCTGGTATAACACCGCGGCATTTCAGCAAGCTGCTGATGAAGCAGGCCTGTGGTCCAAGAACATTAACGGCGATGCCTTCTCCGACGAATTAAAAGCCAAAGCGGTTGAAACCATCAAAGCCGAAATGGGCAAAGTGGACTTGATCATCTACAGCCTGGCATCACCGCGCCGTACCGATCCTAAGTCGGGTGAGACTTTTTCATCGGTTCTTAAGCCTATTGGTCAGACAGTTACCACCAAAAACCTTAATACCTCTAAGCGGATCATCGACGAAGTGACCGTAGAAGCGGCTAATGAGGAAGAAATCGCCAACACAGTGAAAGTGATGGGCGGTGAAGACTGGGAGCTGTGGCTGGAAGCGCTGAAAGAGGCGGATGTACTGGCGGAAGGCTTCAAAACGTCGGCTTATACTTATATTGGTAAAGAACTGACCTGGCCTATATACGGTCATGCGACTATCGGTAAAGCCAAAGAAGACCTGGACCGTGCGGCGGATGCCATCAAAGCATCGACACAAGCGTTAAAGGGTGAAGCTTATGTGGCGTCACTGAACGCGGTGGTCACTCAGGCGAGCTCGGCTATTCCGATTATGCCGTTGTACATCTCTACGCTGTTCCGGGTCACCAAAGAAGATGGTACTTACGAAGGGACTATCGAGCAGATCCATGGTCTGTTTAGCGAAAACCTGTACGGCGAGACTCCGCGTTTTGATGATGGTGGTCACCTGTTCCAGAACTATAAAGAGCTGGAAGACGGTGTACAGGCACGCATCAAGGTGATTTGGGATAAAGTAGACACCGACAGCATCGACGAGCTGACTGATTACGTCGGTTATCACAATGAATTCCTGAAGCTATTTGGTTTTGGCATTGAGTCTGTCGACTATGACGCAGACGTCAATTCGGTGGTTGAGATTAATCACCTAATCTAG
- a CDS encoding peptidylprolyl isomerase, which yields MFTLILISSFSFANNKEGRFVQKDNLFPKVQLNTSMGKIIVELDRSRAPITVNNFLTYVINDDYKGSVFHRVERDEANERDFVIQGGGYDKDYDGMFERPAIFNESGNGLKNNMYTIAMAYQDNKPHSGTRQFFFNMDDNDHLNPGRGWGFAVFGSVTDGFETLDKIMQVETDYNKKLGYTFIPKKPVIIHSIEMLPEETFE from the coding sequence ATGTTCACGCTGATCCTGATCAGCAGTTTCTCTTTTGCGAACAATAAAGAAGGACGCTTTGTCCAAAAAGACAACCTGTTCCCTAAAGTTCAGCTCAACACCTCGATGGGCAAAATCATCGTCGAGCTGGACCGCTCACGTGCCCCCATTACAGTCAATAATTTTCTCACCTATGTGATCAATGATGACTACAAAGGATCGGTGTTTCATCGCGTTGAACGAGATGAAGCCAATGAACGGGATTTTGTGATCCAAGGTGGTGGCTACGACAAAGACTATGATGGCATGTTTGAACGCCCGGCTATTTTTAATGAAAGTGGCAATGGCCTGAAAAACAACATGTACACCATCGCCATGGCCTACCAAGATAACAAACCTCACTCAGGTACTCGGCAGTTTTTCTTTAATATGGATGACAACGATCACCTCAACCCCGGACGAGGCTGGGGCTTTGCCGTATTTGGCAGTGTCACAGATGGCTTCGAGACACTCGACAAAATCATGCAGGTTGAAACGGACTACAACAAAAAGCTCGGCTATACCTTTATCCCTAAAAAGCCCGTGATCATCCACAGCATTGAGATGCTGCCGGAAGAAACCTTCGAATAA
- the erpA gene encoding iron-sulfur cluster insertion protein ErpA gives MSDQIPIKFSDAAANRVKELISEEENPNLKLRVYVTGGGCSGFQYGFTFDEKINPGDLEIEKNGVSMVVDPMSIQYLVDGEVDYTEGLEGARFFVSNPNATTTCGCGASFSV, from the coding sequence ATGTCTGATCAGATACCGATTAAATTTTCCGACGCGGCGGCAAATCGCGTGAAAGAACTTATCTCAGAGGAAGAAAACCCGAACCTCAAGCTGCGAGTGTATGTGACCGGCGGTGGATGTTCTGGATTTCAATACGGTTTTACCTTTGACGAAAAAATCAATCCGGGCGACCTGGAAATTGAGAAAAACGGGGTGTCTATGGTGGTTGACCCGATGAGTATTCAATATTTGGTTGATGGTGAAGTGGATTATACCGAAGGCCTGGAAGGCGCACGCTTTTTTGTAAGCAACCCTAACGCGACAACAACCTGTGGTTGTGGTGCAAGCTTCAGCGTATAA
- a CDS encoding methyltransferase, producing MITDAVLAGTALTLHRFPLEQKNRSLQAWDAADEYLLEHITTAYPDARDILILNDAFGALSCTLAAKLQDHAQWQITQVSDSFVAQQATCHNLAENQLDWVLNDGNLTQQDSLATLPVQCDLILIKVPKNAGLLQHQLSQLSHLAADIPVVAAGKAKEIHTSTLKSFSHFLQEPTTSLAVKKSRLIFCATTGKPVADKFPVSWALENSSFTIYNHANVFSRDSLDIGARFFMNYLPAGKKPLRVIDLGCGNGVIGLQTLARMPNAQITFVDESAMAVASAKENVSSNLPDRLGDCQFVQNDCLSDFAPNSADLVLCNPPFHQAQAITDHIAWQMFLQAKHTLRNGGELRIIGNRHLDYLDKLQRLFGNCKVIGNNKKFTVLSSIKRS from the coding sequence ATGATCACCGACGCTGTACTGGCCGGCACGGCTCTGACCCTGCATCGTTTTCCTCTCGAGCAAAAAAACCGCAGTCTGCAAGCCTGGGATGCGGCCGACGAATACCTGCTGGAACATATTACCACAGCTTACCCGGACGCTCGCGATATTCTGATCCTCAATGATGCCTTTGGCGCTCTGAGTTGTACGCTGGCAGCCAAGTTGCAAGATCACGCACAGTGGCAGATCACACAGGTAAGCGATTCATTTGTGGCCCAGCAGGCAACCTGTCATAACCTCGCTGAAAACCAACTCGACTGGGTGCTGAACGACGGGAATCTCACGCAGCAAGATAGCCTGGCAACCTTGCCAGTGCAGTGCGATCTGATCTTAATTAAGGTGCCTAAAAATGCCGGACTGCTGCAACATCAATTGTCTCAGCTCAGCCATCTGGCTGCGGATATTCCCGTCGTAGCCGCAGGCAAAGCCAAAGAGATCCATACCTCAACTTTAAAAAGTTTTAGTCACTTTTTGCAAGAGCCGACCACCAGCCTGGCAGTGAAGAAATCCAGACTGATTTTCTGCGCAACCACAGGTAAGCCGGTTGCAGACAAGTTCCCGGTCAGCTGGGCACTGGAAAACTCATCCTTCACCATTTATAACCATGCCAATGTATTTTCCCGGGACTCTCTGGATATCGGCGCACGCTTTTTTATGAATTATCTGCCAGCGGGTAAGAAACCATTGCGGGTAATCGATTTGGGCTGTGGTAACGGTGTCATTGGGTTACAAACGCTGGCGCGCATGCCGAACGCTCAGATAACCTTTGTCGATGAATCTGCCATGGCTGTGGCCAGCGCCAAAGAGAATGTCAGCAGTAATTTGCCAGACAGACTGGGCGACTGCCAGTTTGTGCAAAATGATTGCCTCAGCGACTTTGCCCCTAACTCTGCCGATTTAGTGTTGTGCAATCCGCCGTTTCATCAGGCACAGGCAATCACCGATCACATCGCCTGGCAAATGTTCCTGCAAGCAAAACATACCCTGAGAAATGGCGGAGAGCTCAGGATCATTGGCAATCGTCATCTTGATTACCTTGATAAGTTGCAGCGCCTGTTCGGGAATTGTAAGGTGATAGGCAATAATAAAAAGTTTACGGTACTCAGTTCTATTAAAAGGAGCTAA